From Carya illinoinensis cultivar Pawnee chromosome 5, C.illinoinensisPawnee_v1, whole genome shotgun sequence, one genomic window encodes:
- the LOC122309441 gene encoding protein CASPARIAN STRIP INTEGRITY FACTOR 1-like, which yields MGLIILLKKFSLLFLILASVLLSTCLAVRQFMPVSELAKEADALLNEGIPHEDLDIISDHERLLRANTKDYGKYDPAPALVKPPFKLIPN from the exons ATGGGTCTGATCATTCTTCTCAAGAAATTCAGTCTCCTCTTCCTCATTTTGGCATCAGTACTCTTATCAACTTGTCTTGCAG TCCGACAGTTCATGCCCGTCAGTGAGTTGGCTAAAGAAGCGGATGCACTACTTAATGAG GGAATACCGCATGAAGATCTGGACATAATTTCTGACCATGAAAGGCTTCTTAGGGCCAACACCAAAGACTATGGAAAATACGATCCAGCACCAGCTCTTGTTAAGCCTCCTTTCAAACTCATACCCAACTGA